In Symmachiella dynata, the following are encoded in one genomic region:
- a CDS encoding IS4 family transposase — translation MARKKAKRVSDADLTGLKYLKRISSLLKRLRPVGCERDKAGNRDLFFDQYCGLMLLSMFNPIVTSLRGMQQTSQLKKVQRLLGCQRASLGSLSEAARVFDPELLREIAGELLQRAPQRADCDPRLKDFAQTLTAVDGSLLKKLPQITQACFATRNDRGFKLHAHFEILKGVPVKSAVTDASGQGPANEKNVLRSQLEPDRCYVIDRGYEQFSLFNAIVDVGSSYVCRIRNDRAFTADEVRELDEEARAAGVLEDAIGQLGSPKSRRIEHPQHRVRRVVIRAETHPKRGGRKRAAATHDVVLVTNLLDVPAEIIALIYRSRWMIELYFRFLKHVLGCRKLLSDCDNGIEIQTYCAIIACLLISLVTGRKPTLRTYEMLCYYFQGLADEEELLAHINRLPPHATTSV, via the coding sequence GTGGCCAGGAAGAAAGCGAAGCGGGTTTCCGATGCGGATTTGACCGGACTGAAATATCTGAAACGAATCTCTTCGCTGCTCAAACGCTTGCGGCCCGTCGGCTGCGAACGGGACAAAGCCGGCAATCGTGACTTGTTTTTTGATCAGTATTGCGGGTTGATGCTGCTGTCTATGTTCAACCCGATCGTCACTTCGCTGCGCGGCATGCAACAAACCAGCCAGCTCAAAAAAGTGCAACGCTTGCTCGGTTGCCAACGGGCTTCGCTGGGTTCGTTGTCCGAAGCGGCACGTGTGTTTGACCCGGAATTGCTGCGGGAAATCGCCGGTGAACTGCTCCAGCGCGCTCCGCAACGCGCCGACTGCGACCCGCGGCTGAAAGACTTTGCGCAGACCTTGACCGCCGTCGACGGCAGTCTGCTGAAGAAGCTGCCGCAAATCACGCAGGCCTGTTTCGCCACCCGCAACGATCGCGGTTTTAAGCTGCACGCGCACTTTGAAATCCTTAAAGGCGTGCCTGTCAAATCGGCAGTCACTGACGCCAGCGGCCAAGGACCGGCCAATGAAAAAAATGTGTTGCGCAGCCAATTGGAACCGGATCGCTGCTACGTGATCGATCGCGGTTACGAACAATTTTCGCTGTTCAACGCGATCGTCGATGTCGGCAGCAGCTACGTTTGCCGCATCCGCAACGACCGCGCGTTTACGGCTGACGAGGTTCGCGAACTGGACGAGGAGGCGCGGGCGGCGGGCGTGTTGGAAGACGCCATCGGCCAACTCGGTTCGCCCAAATCGCGACGGATTGAGCATCCGCAGCATCGCGTGCGGCGGGTGGTGATTCGCGCCGAAACGCATCCCAAGCGAGGCGGACGCAAGCGGGCCGCTGCCACGCACGACGTCGTGCTGGTGACGAACTTGCTGGACGTGCCGGCGGAAATCATCGCGTTGATTTATCGCAGTCGCTGGATGATCGAATTGTACTTTCGGTTTTTGAAACATGTGCTGGGCTGCCGCAAGTTATTAAGCGACTGTGACAACGGAATCGAAATTCAAACGTACTGTGCGATCATCGCTTGCCTGCTGATCAGCCTAGTGACCGGCCGCAAGCCGACGCTGCGGACGTATGAAATGCTTTGTTATTACTTCCAAGGTTTGGCGGATGAAGAAGAACTACTGGCCCACATAAACCGTTTGCCGCCGCACGCCACGACAAGCGTCTAA
- the nuoH gene encoding NADH-quinone oxidoreductase subunit NuoH: protein MSGRINFCEVGPFLPPVGSTFVTFALFGIDSIGDMFTDAWWKWAIVALIHAVIIVNFFAVAPLFYIWLERKVSGRIQDRLGPTRVGGKFGWLQTLADGIKLIQKEDLCPQAADGMLFRVAPYIVFVASFAAFIALPFSNGWIAQNLDIGLFFVLAVMSLEVIGIILAGYASGSKWALFGGMREAAQMVSYEIPMAICALIPIVAVGSLNLVEIGQMQSGWFLSDWLIFRNPFTFLGFFVYFTVATASVKRAPFDLAEAESELVAGFHTEYSGIRWSYFFMAEYAGMFAVSGIAVLLFLGGWYTGIAPLDNTLVSLQSAGPWGLSSYIVNLFFMVVFITKGSLLVFLQIWIRWTFPRLRIDQVMMTCLKYLLPMSCALFLGAVLWPLAMYQIKGGNEGDGRTQFFGEAIADKVTQLDSSATQSQPDTPLPAVEEEGR from the coding sequence ATGTCCGGACGCATCAACTTCTGCGAAGTTGGTCCGTTTCTGCCTCCGGTGGGGAGCACTTTTGTGACATTTGCGTTGTTTGGAATTGATAGCATCGGTGATATGTTCACCGATGCCTGGTGGAAATGGGCGATAGTAGCGCTGATTCACGCGGTGATCATCGTTAACTTTTTCGCTGTTGCTCCGCTATTTTATATCTGGTTGGAACGAAAAGTCTCCGGTCGCATCCAAGACCGCCTGGGCCCAACCCGGGTGGGCGGGAAGTTCGGCTGGTTGCAGACGTTGGCCGACGGGATCAAGTTGATCCAAAAGGAAGACCTGTGCCCACAAGCTGCCGACGGCATGCTGTTCCGTGTGGCACCTTATATTGTCTTCGTCGCCTCGTTCGCCGCATTCATCGCCCTGCCGTTTAGCAACGGCTGGATCGCCCAGAACCTCGACATCGGCCTGTTTTTCGTACTGGCGGTGATGTCGCTCGAAGTGATCGGCATCATTCTGGCCGGGTATGCGAGCGGTTCGAAGTGGGCCCTGTTTGGCGGAATGCGTGAAGCAGCCCAGATGGTCAGCTACGAAATTCCCATGGCAATCTGTGCGTTGATTCCGATTGTGGCAGTCGGGTCGCTGAACTTGGTTGAGATTGGGCAAATGCAATCGGGTTGGTTTCTTTCCGATTGGCTCATCTTCCGCAATCCGTTTACGTTCCTCGGGTTCTTTGTGTATTTCACCGTGGCTACGGCGAGTGTGAAACGGGCTCCCTTTGACTTGGCAGAAGCTGAGAGCGAATTGGTTGCCGGTTTTCATACCGAATATAGCGGGATTCGCTGGTCGTATTTCTTCATGGCAGAATATGCGGGAATGTTTGCGGTCAGTGGAATCGCCGTCTTGCTGTTCTTGGGCGGCTGGTACACCGGGATCGCTCCTTTAGACAACACCTTGGTTTCGCTGCAATCCGCCGGTCCCTGGGGGCTGAGTAGTTACATTGTCAATCTGTTCTTTATGGTTGTGTTCATCACCAAGGGCAGCCTGCTCGTCTTTTTGCAGATTTGGATTCGCTGGACGTTTCCCCGTTTGCGGATCGACCAGGTGATGATGACTTGCCTGAAGTATCTGCTGCCGATGAGTTGCGCGTTGTTCCTGGGTGCGGTGCTGTGGCCATTGGCCATGTATCAAATCAAAGGGGGCAATGAAGGCGACGGGCGGACACAGTTTTTCGGGGAAGCGATCGCGGACAAGGTGACGCAATTGGATTCCAGCGCCACGCAATCACAACCTGACACGCCGTTGCCGGCCGTTGAAGAGGAGGGGCGGTAA
- the glmM gene encoding phosphoglucosamine mutase codes for MTQRILSISGLRGVVGDGLDPEFLVNFAAALGTMCDGGTIVLSRDGRATGVMVKHAVMSALLATGCDVVDIDIASTPTCGVLVTELEAAGGLQITASHNPVQWNGLKPFQPTGSVLDEAAGARLLSILESRDFAWKDHAGIGTVRQLEDPGGIHLGRVFKLVDVAPVRQRKLNVVLDCNHGSGGVLGPWLLESLGCEVHVMGRTPDGQFAHTPEPLAQNLGGLCDEVRARGADIGFAQDPDADRLAIVDEKGRYIGEELTLALCADFILARTPGPIVVNGSTSRVTADIAEKYGCAFHRSKVGEAHVVAKMNEVGAIIGGEGNGGVIEPRVGFVRDSFAGMAYVLAGLTDRKTTLSAWADSLPQYTIVKDKITCERDKVDQACAALKAKYADAEATEGDGLRLDWPDRWVQVRASNTEPIVRIIAEAPEQSTGEALCAEAKAIVGEAVGG; via the coding sequence GTGACACAACGGATTTTGAGCATATCGGGATTGCGGGGCGTGGTGGGGGACGGGCTCGACCCAGAGTTCCTCGTCAATTTCGCCGCCGCTTTGGGAACCATGTGTGACGGGGGCACGATCGTGCTCTCCCGCGACGGGAGAGCAACGGGCGTGATGGTCAAACACGCGGTCATGTCCGCACTGCTGGCCACAGGCTGCGACGTCGTCGATATCGATATTGCCTCGACCCCCACGTGCGGCGTGTTGGTCACAGAGTTAGAAGCCGCCGGCGGGTTGCAAATCACGGCCAGCCACAATCCCGTGCAGTGGAACGGGCTGAAACCGTTCCAGCCGACCGGTTCGGTGTTGGATGAAGCAGCCGGCGCGCGGCTGCTGAGCATTCTGGAAAGCCGCGATTTTGCCTGGAAGGATCATGCAGGAATTGGAACGGTTCGCCAATTGGAAGATCCGGGTGGAATTCATCTCGGGCGAGTCTTCAAGTTGGTCGATGTCGCCCCGGTGCGGCAACGAAAACTGAATGTGGTACTTGATTGCAATCATGGCTCGGGCGGCGTGCTGGGACCGTGGTTGCTGGAATCACTCGGCTGTGAAGTGCATGTGATGGGCCGGACGCCCGACGGTCAATTCGCACACACGCCCGAACCATTGGCACAAAATCTAGGGGGACTGTGCGACGAAGTCCGTGCCCGTGGCGCGGATATTGGATTCGCCCAAGACCCCGACGCCGACCGGTTGGCGATTGTCGACGAAAAGGGCCGCTACATCGGCGAAGAATTGACGCTCGCTCTGTGCGCCGATTTCATTCTGGCACGGACACCCGGCCCGATTGTCGTCAACGGCTCGACCAGCCGCGTGACGGCTGATATTGCGGAAAAGTATGGCTGTGCGTTTCATCGTTCCAAAGTCGGCGAAGCGCATGTCGTGGCCAAAATGAACGAGGTAGGCGCGATCATCGGTGGTGAGGGGAACGGCGGTGTGATTGAACCACGAGTTGGTTTCGTTCGCGACAGCTTCGCCGGCATGGCCTATGTCTTGGCCGGTTTGACCGACCGCAAAACCACCCTGTCCGCCTGGGCCGACTCGCTGCCGCAATACACGATCGTCAAAGACAAGATCACCTGCGAGCGAGACAAGGTCGATCAAGCTTGCGCAGCCTTAAAGGCAAAATACGCCGATGCCGAAGCCACCGAAGGGGACGGCCTGCGGCTGGATTGGCCCGACCGTTGGGTGCAAGTGCGAGCCAGCAACACCGAACCGATCGTACGCATCATCGCCGAAGCGCCGGAACAATCGACGGGCGAAGCGTTATGCGCCGAAGCCAAAGCGATCGTCGGCGAAGCCGTCGGCGGGTGA
- a CDS encoding thiamine pyrophosphate-binding protein, whose protein sequence is MFSGPQIVDTLKSLGITHVVWLPDSTFGAWEAALNDAEGLELIRVCREGEAWSIAAGLHMGGAQPLVIIQCTGLFESGDALRNAIYDYQLPLFALVGYRSFLNQDAIPNDSARVFTEPILQAWQLKYRLIDAPDKLPELVELYEECQRDGSPGVALIAEGRM, encoded by the coding sequence ATGTTTTCTGGTCCACAAATTGTCGACACCTTGAAATCGCTCGGCATCACGCATGTCGTGTGGCTTCCGGACAGCACGTTTGGCGCGTGGGAAGCGGCACTGAACGATGCTGAAGGCTTGGAACTCATCCGGGTTTGTCGCGAGGGTGAAGCTTGGTCGATTGCCGCCGGGCTCCATATGGGCGGCGCGCAGCCACTGGTGATTATCCAGTGCACAGGGCTGTTTGAATCGGGCGACGCGCTCCGCAACGCGATTTACGACTACCAGCTGCCGCTTTTCGCGCTGGTCGGTTATCGCAGCTTTCTAAATCAGGACGCGATCCCCAACGACTCGGCCCGTGTTTTTACAGAGCCAATCCTGCAAGCGTGGCAGTTGAAGTACCGCCTGATCGATGCTCCTGACAAGCTCCCTGAACTGGTAGAGCTCTACGAAGAATGCCAACGCGATGGCTCCCCCGGTGTCGCCTTGATCGCCGAAGGCCGCATGTAG
- the nuoK gene encoding NADH-quinone oxidoreductase subunit NuoK, whose translation MGSELNFCIFISAVLFVAGVVCMATKRNAIGVLMGVELVLNAANLNFVAFANYTALGLDGQVIALFVIVLAAAEAAVALAIALNFYNNQLTIDVDRANDLQG comes from the coding sequence ATGGGAAGCGAACTCAATTTTTGCATTTTCATCTCAGCCGTGCTGTTCGTGGCGGGTGTGGTCTGCATGGCCACAAAACGCAACGCGATCGGCGTGTTGATGGGAGTGGAGTTGGTACTCAATGCCGCGAATTTGAATTTTGTGGCGTTCGCAAACTATACGGCATTGGGATTAGACGGACAGGTGATTGCTCTGTTCGTGATTGTGTTGGCAGCTGCCGAGGCGGCGGTGGCCTTGGCGATCGCATTGAATTTTTACAACAACCAGCTGACGATCGACGTCGACCGCGCCAACGACTTGCAAGGTTGA
- a CDS encoding lysophospholipid acyltransferase family protein, whose product MSEVQSQTQQDQPQPAPPPHESPLRRNWVWFGFQMVAQVLFTIWFRARTRGLENLPKEGPGLILMNHESFLDPLVAAVWIKRPVSYLARHDLFDVPVVGWILRRTYVMPINRLKGSSAAMRATIQRLDQGFLVGIFPEGARTEDGELGEIKGGFLAITRRAPVPIIPMGIAGTRKAMAYGDFFPKPFRVRVVIGEPLDAEEVARLSTKERQGEMLELIEQRLRDCRRAAEEWPRIEKSGKP is encoded by the coding sequence ATGTCCGAAGTTCAATCCCAAACTCAGCAAGATCAGCCTCAGCCGGCGCCACCGCCCCATGAGTCGCCGTTGCGGCGCAATTGGGTTTGGTTCGGCTTTCAAATGGTCGCGCAGGTGCTGTTCACCATTTGGTTTCGTGCACGAACGCGGGGCCTGGAAAACCTGCCCAAAGAAGGGCCGGGCCTGATTTTGATGAATCACGAAAGTTTCCTCGATCCCTTGGTGGCGGCAGTTTGGATCAAGCGACCTGTCAGTTACCTCGCCCGCCACGACCTGTTTGACGTTCCCGTGGTCGGCTGGATATTGCGGCGGACATACGTGATGCCCATCAATCGCCTCAAAGGCAGTTCCGCTGCCATGCGGGCGACGATCCAACGACTGGATCAAGGCTTTCTGGTGGGGATCTTTCCCGAAGGAGCCCGCACCGAAGATGGCGAATTGGGAGAAATCAAGGGGGGGTTCCTGGCAATTACGCGACGTGCTCCCGTGCCGATTATTCCGATGGGGATTGCCGGCACGCGCAAAGCAATGGCGTACGGCGATTTTTTCCCCAAGCCGTTTCGCGTCCGCGTTGTCATCGGCGAACCGCTCGATGCCGAAGAAGTCGCGCGGCTAAGTACCAAGGAACGACAAGGGGAAATGTTAGAACTCATCGAACAGCGATTGCGGGACTGCCGCCGTGCTGCTGAGGAATGGCCCCGGATAGAAAAGTCCGGCAAACCTTAA
- the nuoL gene encoding NADH-quinone oxidoreductase subunit L: MDPEIYKQTGDWLKCLLTIAWLLPLAGFVAEIFAGYWSTRLKKTAAYLAVGCIGTGFVCSLLASIIWLNATNWHPLKPHHAAHDEVAHGDGENAAGEHHESGHAEEKHAAADHDHPVATDEKDAEAEHDRPTAVSGTYYQIAHFGKLKLDIGYYIDSLTLVMFTMVTLIATCIHVFAIGYMSDELTEDYEDHFVHVGQGHLHRPGRFYRFFAFLSLFCFSMLGLVIAGNVFMVFVFWELVGICSYLLIGFYVERKSASTAANKAFIVNRVGDFGFLIGLMILWTSFGTFTFTQPDEALAKTDPGLFQMLRDDQGQITTQMAPDESKLVVLHGAGGEESTIPYYLMVAAGIGIFCGCVGKSAQFPLQTWLPDAMEGPTPVSALVHSATMVAAGVYLVGRFYPMFMPEVLLTIAYIGGITLFMAATIAIVATDIKRVLAYSTISQLGYMMLGLGVGGWAAGLLHLITHAFFKSLMFLCSGSVIHGCHHEQEMPKMGGLRKKMPITAYTMLIGVIAITGLAIPGVLAFSGYHSKDAILATSLAYARLNGSHPLLFFLPLAGAGITAFYMFRLWFYTFAGQPRDEHVHDHAHESPWVMTAPLLILSVFAAFVAVGGEEGPLWSMLVHSEPVGVANGTEAIPPGNINLPSHAHVGEVHAEAGRYALSIAVMGGVLAYLFYGIRVLNPSDVKRQLSGVHEFLVEKWRFDELYDVMFVRPVHIVSSWISAFDRVVIDGFLHGTAKVTMDVSEIDRRFDETVIDGIVNWVGQKTFAIGRSLSVVQTGQLRQYVVFIAGGLFGVLMLVYLLSF; encoded by the coding sequence ATGGATCCGGAAATCTATAAACAAACGGGCGATTGGCTCAAATGCTTGCTGACAATCGCTTGGCTGCTGCCGTTGGCCGGTTTCGTTGCCGAAATCTTTGCCGGATACTGGAGCACGCGGCTGAAAAAGACCGCTGCCTATCTGGCCGTCGGTTGTATCGGTACAGGATTTGTCTGTAGCCTCCTCGCCTCAATCATTTGGTTGAACGCCACGAATTGGCATCCGCTCAAGCCACACCACGCAGCCCACGACGAAGTCGCCCATGGTGACGGTGAAAATGCTGCCGGTGAGCACCACGAGTCGGGTCATGCTGAGGAAAAACATGCCGCTGCCGACCACGACCATCCCGTCGCCACAGATGAGAAAGACGCGGAAGCTGAGCACGACAGACCGACGGCTGTCTCAGGTACGTATTATCAGATTGCCCATTTCGGCAAATTGAAACTCGACATCGGTTACTACATCGACAGCTTAACACTGGTGATGTTCACGATGGTTACGTTGATTGCGACCTGCATTCACGTGTTTGCCATCGGCTATATGAGTGACGAACTGACCGAGGATTACGAAGATCACTTCGTACATGTCGGCCAAGGGCATTTGCATCGGCCGGGGCGGTTCTATCGTTTCTTCGCATTTCTGTCACTGTTCTGCTTTTCCATGCTGGGACTGGTCATCGCGGGCAATGTGTTCATGGTGTTCGTGTTCTGGGAATTGGTCGGTATCTGCAGTTACCTGTTGATCGGGTTTTATGTCGAACGCAAATCAGCCTCGACGGCGGCGAATAAAGCATTCATCGTCAACCGTGTGGGTGACTTCGGGTTTTTGATCGGACTGATGATCCTGTGGACGTCCTTCGGCACCTTCACCTTCACGCAACCGGACGAAGCGCTGGCCAAGACGGATCCCGGCCTGTTCCAAATGCTGCGTGACGATCAAGGTCAGATCACGACGCAAATGGCGCCGGACGAATCGAAGTTGGTCGTGCTGCACGGAGCGGGGGGTGAAGAGTCGACGATCCCTTATTACCTCATGGTCGCAGCTGGAATCGGGATTTTTTGCGGGTGTGTGGGCAAGAGTGCTCAATTCCCGCTACAGACCTGGTTACCCGATGCCATGGAAGGACCGACACCTGTTTCAGCACTGGTGCACTCGGCGACGATGGTGGCTGCCGGCGTGTATCTCGTCGGACGTTTCTACCCGATGTTCATGCCGGAAGTTCTGCTCACCATCGCCTATATCGGTGGGATTACGCTGTTCATGGCGGCCACGATTGCCATTGTGGCAACCGACATTAAGCGGGTCCTGGCTTATTCCACGATCAGCCAGTTGGGCTACATGATGCTTGGCTTGGGTGTGGGCGGTTGGGCAGCGGGACTGTTGCACTTGATCACACACGCGTTTTTCAAATCGTTAATGTTCCTCTGCTCGGGCAGCGTGATTCACGGCTGCCATCACGAACAAGAAATGCCCAAAATGGGCGGGCTTCGCAAGAAGATGCCGATCACAGCTTATACGATGCTGATCGGTGTGATTGCGATTACCGGTTTAGCGATTCCCGGCGTCTTGGCCTTCTCCGGTTATCACTCCAAAGACGCCATCTTGGCGACATCACTGGCGTACGCACGACTGAATGGTTCGCATCCGCTGTTGTTCTTCTTACCGCTGGCCGGTGCGGGGATCACGGCGTTCTATATGTTCCGTCTCTGGTTCTACACCTTTGCCGGTCAACCGCGGGACGAGCATGTTCACGATCATGCCCACGAATCACCTTGGGTGATGACCGCTCCGTTGTTGATCTTGTCGGTGTTTGCCGCATTCGTAGCCGTCGGCGGCGAAGAAGGTCCGCTGTGGAGCATGTTGGTGCACAGCGAACCGGTTGGTGTTGCGAATGGTACCGAAGCGATTCCGCCGGGGAACATCAACTTGCCTAGCCATGCCCACGTGGGTGAGGTGCACGCCGAAGCGGGACGCTATGCGTTGTCGATTGCGGTGATGGGTGGAGTCTTAGCGTATCTCTTTTACGGCATCCGTGTGTTGAACCCGAGTGACGTCAAACGGCAATTGTCGGGCGTGCATGAATTCTTGGTGGAAAAATGGCGGTTCGACGAACTGTATGATGTCATGTTCGTCCGGCCGGTGCATATAGTATCGAGTTGGATCTCCGCTTTTGATCGCGTGGTCATTGACGGTTTTCTGCACGGTACCGCTAAAGTGACCATGGACGTTTCTGAAATCGACCGCCGGTTTGATGAAACGGTGATCGACGGGATCGTCAACTGGGTCGGCCAAAAGACGTTTGCCATCGGCCGTTCGCTGAGCGTGGTACAGACCGGGCAGTTGCGGCAATATGTGGTATTTATCGCCGGCGGATTGTTCGGCGTGTTGATGCTTGTCTACTTGCTCTCGTTCTAA
- a CDS encoding NADH-quinone oxidoreductase subunit J has protein sequence MFQEFLFWVFGIAVCGGALGVVLSQNIVRMAFWLIISLGSTSGLFFLLQADFVGAVQLMVYVGGTLVLLIFGIMLTASGPYVTMKTSPTEWVVAAIVSSALLGLITVSAFGVDWHAVDGVVSGHSTENRPEGYTTAQQGRTIRPLGFALLGVRPDKDLNQPGEPTGVGYLLPFEIVSVHLLVVLVGAAYLARAKRRVDPLAKTTAS, from the coding sequence ATGTTTCAGGAGTTCTTATTCTGGGTGTTTGGGATCGCAGTTTGCGGCGGCGCTTTAGGTGTCGTGCTGAGCCAAAACATCGTGCGAATGGCTTTTTGGCTGATTATTTCACTCGGCTCGACATCGGGGCTGTTTTTTCTGCTACAGGCCGACTTTGTCGGAGCGGTGCAACTGATGGTCTATGTCGGCGGGACATTGGTCCTGTTAATTTTCGGGATCATGCTGACCGCCAGCGGACCTTATGTCACGATGAAAACCTCACCGACCGAATGGGTGGTGGCGGCAATCGTCAGTTCGGCCCTGCTGGGATTGATCACGGTCTCTGCCTTTGGTGTGGATTGGCACGCGGTCGACGGGGTCGTCAGCGGACATTCAACGGAAAACCGTCCTGAAGGTTACACGACCGCTCAACAAGGCCGCACGATTCGACCGCTGGGTTTCGCGTTGCTGGGAGTCCGGCCCGACAAGGATCTGAATCAACCCGGCGAACCAACAGGCGTGGGGTATTTGCTGCCGTTTGAAATTGTTTCAGTGCATCTGTTGGTAGTGCTGGTCGGTGCGGCGTATTTGGCACGGGCCAAGCGACGAGTCGACCCTTTGGCAAAAACGACAGCGAGCTAA
- a CDS encoding phosphotriesterase family protein, with protein MSSQLPTLGRRDFLLTAAAAAAVAGTTMNSAVAANKVLPRVHTVLGPVPPEKLGLTLMHEHAPLVDWSELYEFKPAPLVPAVRNEMLKKMTAMLQAFEATLTDKQSPGAIVECTPIRVGRDPRLLVDLARRVKCHLIAATGFWCEAFAPQHPWAIQMGLERGGIDKIAQLYIREIREGMEDPTGQWGEKFTNVKAGVIKIGTSAYMTPSERRCNTAAAIASSETGCPITTHTTDGGGLEQARLLLAAGAKPQRVIIGHMGNKDDRKQDEAYEYQRQLVELGCYVQFDRVGHDSYAVDKCARQIRRLVEAGFAQQILVGHDWAPYFYRGQFDSNVPNNTIDAWTFKDSDYTIVTKQLLPQLAAAGVSAKDIQAITIGNPARVLAF; from the coding sequence ATGTCGTCTCAATTACCAACGCTCGGCCGTCGCGATTTCCTCCTCACTGCCGCGGCGGCTGCAGCTGTTGCCGGCACAACCATGAACAGCGCCGTTGCCGCTAATAAGGTCCTGCCGCGCGTGCACACCGTGCTCGGACCGGTTCCACCCGAGAAACTGGGACTGACGCTCATGCACGAACATGCGCCGTTGGTCGATTGGTCAGAGTTGTACGAATTCAAACCCGCGCCGCTCGTCCCAGCCGTGCGCAACGAAATGCTCAAAAAGATGACAGCCATGTTGCAGGCCTTCGAGGCGACGCTTACCGACAAGCAAAGTCCGGGCGCAATTGTCGAGTGCACGCCGATTCGTGTGGGGCGCGACCCGAGACTGTTGGTCGATTTGGCCCGACGGGTCAAATGTCACCTGATCGCCGCCACCGGATTTTGGTGCGAGGCCTTCGCGCCGCAGCATCCCTGGGCGATTCAAATGGGGCTGGAGAGGGGGGGCATCGACAAGATCGCACAGCTTTACATCCGCGAAATCCGTGAAGGGATGGAAGACCCCACCGGTCAGTGGGGCGAGAAGTTTACAAACGTCAAAGCAGGCGTGATCAAAATCGGCACCAGTGCCTACATGACCCCCAGCGAACGCCGCTGCAATACAGCCGCCGCCATCGCCAGTTCTGAAACGGGTTGCCCCATCACCACGCACACCACCGACGGCGGCGGATTGGAACAAGCCCGGTTGCTCTTGGCCGCCGGCGCGAAACCGCAACGTGTCATCATCGGCCACATGGGCAACAAGGACGACCGCAAACAAGACGAAGCGTACGAATATCAACGTCAACTGGTCGAGTTGGGCTGTTACGTGCAGTTCGACCGCGTGGGGCATGATAGCTATGCCGTCGACAAGTGCGCCCGGCAAATCCGCCGACTGGTCGAAGCAGGCTTCGCCCAACAAATCCTGGTCGGCCACGATTGGGCGCCATACTTTTATCGCGGCCAGTTCGATTCCAACGTACCGAACAACACGATCGACGCTTGGACGTTCAAAGATTCCGACTACACGATCGTGACGAAACAACTGCTACCGCAACTCGCAGCGGCGGGGGTTTCGGCGAAAGATATCCAAGCGATCACAATCGGCAATCCGGCACGGGTGTTGGCGTTTTGA
- a CDS encoding REP-associated tyrosine transposase — protein MDQPHRKRVKHFQERGHVHELTFSCYRRMPLLTNDSWKTLLAQSVVRAAERHQYRLVAFVFMPEHVHLLVLPERDASTISALLNAIKRPYSYRIKQLLLSSQCNLLEKLTIRQRPGVTTFRYWQEGPGYDRNLIEPESIIAAIDYIHENPVKSGLCERAIDWRWSSARRFLEPESPLDPDLPRLKPLPTEFAIKEL, from the coding sequence ATGGACCAACCACATCGAAAACGGGTGAAACATTTTCAGGAACGGGGGCACGTTCACGAGCTGACGTTTTCCTGCTACCGGCGGATGCCGTTATTGACGAATGATTCGTGGAAGACCTTGCTAGCACAAAGTGTTGTGCGGGCAGCAGAGCGGCATCAATATCGGCTGGTGGCATTTGTCTTCATGCCGGAACACGTGCATCTGCTTGTGCTGCCTGAACGAGATGCGTCGACAATCTCAGCTTTGTTGAATGCGATCAAAAGGCCTTATTCTTATCGCATCAAACAATTGCTCCTCAGTTCCCAATGTAACCTGCTTGAGAAACTGACGATTCGTCAGCGGCCCGGGGTAACGACGTTTCGGTATTGGCAAGAAGGCCCTGGATACGATCGAAATCTAATTGAGCCGGAATCTATCATTGCCGCGATTGACTATATCCACGAGAATCCAGTGAAAAGTGGCCTCTGTGAACGTGCAATTGACTGGCGATGGTCAAGTGCGCGGCGATTTTTAGAACCCGAAAGTCCGCTTGACCCGGACTTACCGAGATTAAAGCCGTTGCCTACTGAGTTCGCGATCAAGGAATTGTGA